From Salinirubellus salinus, the proteins below share one genomic window:
- a CDS encoding COX15/CtaA family protein, with amino-acid sequence MTFVLVLLGVYTAADGAGLTCAGRWPLCDGAVFGLFPANWPSFVEWFHRLWAMVTGFVVLGTTIRAFRQGVDRKVRYALAGATLVLPSQIVLGALTVTQYELLILLAHFVTAFTILTLLFAAATWAWDPVVDLRSRRETALLLVAVLFPVYVALSPRLVFVYSELVQVGFYAVGMTAYAALVATTLTSTGRVRSLAGGAAALLFAELVVGRQAYGGTGELLMLAGAVLAFVAVVVALVAVRRGSGPAVVRSGRAPSDD; translated from the coding sequence CTGACGTTCGTCCTCGTCCTCCTCGGCGTCTACACCGCCGCGGACGGCGCGGGGCTGACCTGTGCGGGCCGGTGGCCGCTCTGCGACGGCGCGGTGTTCGGCCTCTTCCCGGCGAACTGGCCCTCGTTCGTCGAGTGGTTCCACCGCCTCTGGGCGATGGTGACCGGGTTCGTCGTCCTCGGGACGACGATACGGGCGTTCCGGCAGGGCGTCGACCGGAAGGTGCGCTACGCGCTGGCCGGGGCGACGCTCGTCCTCCCCTCCCAGATCGTCCTCGGGGCGCTCACGGTCACGCAGTACGAACTGCTCATCCTGCTCGCGCACTTCGTCACGGCGTTCACCATCCTGACGCTCCTGTTCGCGGCGGCGACGTGGGCGTGGGACCCCGTGGTCGACCTCCGTTCGCGCCGCGAGACCGCACTCCTGCTCGTCGCGGTGCTGTTCCCGGTCTACGTCGCCCTCTCGCCTCGCCTCGTCTTCGTCTACAGCGAGCTCGTGCAGGTCGGGTTCTACGCCGTCGGGATGACGGCCTACGCCGCGCTCGTGGCGACCACACTCACCTCGACAGGACGGGTCCGGTCGCTGGCAGGTGGGGCCGCCGCGCTGCTGTTCGCCGAGCTGGTCGTCGGACGGCAGGCCTACGGCGGGACCGGCGAACTGCTGATGCTCGCGGGCGCTGTGCTCGCGTTCGTGGCCGTGGTCGTGGCGCTCGTGGCCGTCCGTCGAGGCTCGGGGCCGGCCGTCGTGCGGTCCGGCAGAGCGCCGAGCGACGACTGA
- a CDS encoding NADP-dependent malic enzyme, with the protein MGLDEDSLDYHRQEPPGKLEISTTKPTNTQRDLSLAYSPGVAAPCREIRDDPDEAYSYTAKGNMVGVVSNGTAVLGLGDIGAQASKPVMEGKGVLFKRFADIDVFDIELDQDDPDEFIRSVAAMEPTFGGVNLEDIKAPECFQIEEELREQMDIPVFHDDQHGTAIISGAALLNACEITGKDISELDIVFSGAGASALATARFYVSLGADRERITMCDSSGIITQERADAGEVNEYKREFATAREGGDLADAMTDADVFVGLSIGGLVDEAMVQSMADDPIIFAMANPDPEIPYPDAKAARDDTVIMATGRSDYPNQVNNVLGFPFIFRGALDVRATEINEEMKRAAAQALADLARQDVPDAVVKAYGDQPLQFGPEYLIPKPLDPRVLFEVAPAVAQAAVDSGCARKELDVEQYVERLEARLGKSREMMRVVLNKAKSQPKRVVLAEGDDEKMIRAAYQLVEQGIAEPVLIGDREEIWETSQDLGLDFDPEVVDPEEGNLDAYAERLYELRQRKGVTRREADELVQEGNYLGSTMVEMGDADAMLTGLMHHYPSALRPPLQVIGTEEDVDYAAGVYMLTFKNQVVFCADTTVNQAPDEEVLSEVAKQTAKLARRFNVEPRVAMLSYSDFGSVNNPGTAKPRDAAEMLREDPEVDFPVDGEMQADTAVVEEMLTGDYSFNELEEPANVLVFPNLEAGNIAYKLLQRLGGAEAIGPMLVGMDKPVHVLQRGDEVKDIVNLAGVAVVDAQDD; encoded by the coding sequence ATGGGACTCGACGAGGACTCTCTCGACTATCACCGGCAGGAACCGCCGGGCAAACTGGAGATCTCGACAACGAAACCGACCAACACGCAGCGTGACCTCTCGCTCGCGTACTCGCCGGGCGTCGCCGCGCCGTGCCGCGAGATCCGCGACGATCCGGACGAGGCCTACTCCTACACCGCGAAGGGGAACATGGTGGGCGTCGTCTCGAACGGCACCGCCGTCCTCGGCCTCGGTGACATCGGCGCGCAGGCGTCCAAGCCCGTCATGGAGGGCAAGGGCGTCCTGTTCAAGCGCTTCGCCGACATCGACGTGTTCGACATCGAACTCGATCAGGACGACCCGGACGAGTTCATCCGGTCCGTAGCGGCGATGGAACCCACGTTCGGTGGCGTCAACCTCGAGGACATCAAGGCGCCGGAGTGCTTCCAGATCGAGGAGGAGCTCCGCGAGCAGATGGACATCCCCGTCTTCCACGACGACCAGCACGGGACCGCCATCATCTCCGGTGCCGCGCTGCTCAACGCCTGCGAGATAACGGGCAAGGACATCTCCGAACTCGACATCGTCTTCTCCGGGGCCGGCGCGAGCGCCCTCGCCACGGCCCGATTCTACGTCTCGCTCGGCGCGGACCGCGAACGCATCACGATGTGTGACTCCTCGGGCATCATCACGCAGGAACGTGCCGATGCGGGCGAGGTGAACGAGTACAAGCGCGAGTTCGCCACGGCCCGCGAGGGGGGCGACCTCGCGGACGCGATGACGGACGCCGACGTGTTCGTCGGCCTCTCTATCGGTGGACTCGTCGACGAGGCGATGGTCCAGTCGATGGCCGATGACCCCATCATCTTCGCGATGGCGAACCCCGACCCGGAAATCCCGTACCCGGACGCGAAGGCCGCCCGCGACGACACCGTCATCATGGCCACGGGGCGCTCGGACTACCCGAACCAGGTCAACAACGTCCTCGGGTTCCCGTTCATCTTCCGTGGGGCGCTGGACGTGCGTGCCACCGAGATCAACGAGGAGATGAAACGCGCCGCGGCGCAGGCGCTCGCCGACCTCGCCCGGCAGGACGTGCCCGACGCCGTCGTCAAGGCCTACGGCGACCAGCCGCTCCAGTTCGGCCCGGAGTACCTCATCCCCAAGCCGCTCGACCCGCGGGTCCTGTTCGAGGTGGCGCCCGCCGTCGCACAGGCCGCCGTCGACAGCGGCTGTGCCCGGAAGGAACTCGACGTGGAGCAGTACGTCGAGCGCCTCGAAGCGCGCCTCGGGAAGTCCCGCGAGATGATGCGGGTCGTCCTGAACAAGGCGAAGTCACAGCCCAAGCGCGTCGTCCTCGCCGAGGGCGACGACGAGAAGATGATCCGCGCGGCCTACCAGCTCGTCGAGCAGGGGATCGCCGAACCCGTCCTCATCGGCGACCGCGAGGAGATCTGGGAGACGAGTCAGGACCTCGGGCTCGACTTCGACCCCGAGGTCGTCGACCCCGAGGAGGGGAACCTCGACGCCTACGCCGAGCGGCTCTACGAACTCCGCCAGCGCAAGGGCGTGACCCGCCGCGAGGCCGACGAACTCGTCCAGGAGGGCAACTACCTCGGCAGCACGATGGTGGAGATGGGCGACGCCGACGCGATGCTCACCGGCCTGATGCACCACTACCCGTCGGCACTCCGCCCGCCGCTCCAGGTCATCGGCACCGAGGAGGACGTGGACTACGCCGCCGGTGTCTACATGCTGACGTTCAAGAACCAGGTCGTCTTCTGCGCGGACACCACGGTCAACCAGGCACCCGACGAGGAGGTGCTCTCCGAGGTGGCCAAGCAGACGGCCAAGCTCGCCCGGCGGTTCAACGTCGAACCCCGCGTGGCGATGCTCTCGTACTCGGACTTCGGGAGCGTGAACAACCCCGGCACGGCGAAGCCCCGCGACGCCGCCGAGATGCTCCGGGAGGACCCCGAGGTGGACTTCCCGGTCGACGGCGAGATGCAGGCCGACACGGCCGTCGTCGAGGAGATGCTCACCGGCGACTACAGTTTCAACGAACTCGAGGAACCCGCGAACGTCCTCGTGTTCCCCAACCTCGAAGCGGGGAACATCGCCTACAAACTGCTCCAGCGCCTCGGCGGCGCGGAGGCCATCGGCCCGATGCTCGTCGGGATGGACAAGCCCGTCCACGTCCTGCAGCGCGGCGACGAGGTGAAGGACATCGTGAATCTGGCGGGCGTGGCGGTGGTGGACGCGCAGGACGACTGA